The following are encoded together in the Pseudomonas sp. IB20 genome:
- a CDS encoding cation acetate symporter, with amino-acid sequence MIRRLLAVSGVSLFAPAVWAADALTGEVHKQPLNIAAILMFVAFVGATLCITYWASKRNKSAADYYAAGGKITGFQNGLAIAGDYMSAASFLGISALVFTSGYDGLIYSIGFLVGWPIILFLIAERLRNLGKYTFADVASYRLGQTQIRSLSACGSLVVVAFYLIAQMVGAGKLIQLLFGLDYHVAVILVGILMCMYVLFGGMLATTWVQIIKAVLLLSGASFMALMVMKHVNFDFNMLFSEAIKVHPKGEAIMSPGGLVKDPISAFSLGLALMFGTAGLPHILMRFFTVSDAKEARKSVLYATGFIGYFYILTFIIGFGAILLVSTNPAFKDAAGALLGGNNMAAVHLANAVGGSIFLGFISAVAFATILAVVAGLTLAGASAVSHDLYASVIKKGKANEKDEIRVSKITTIALAVLAIGLGILFESQNIAFMVGLAFSIAASCNFPVLLLSMYWKNLTTRGAMIGGWLGLISAVGLMILGPTIWVSILHHEKAIFPYEYPALFSMIIAFVGIWFFSITDKSAGAEKERALYFPQFVRSQTGLGASGAVNH; translated from the coding sequence ATGATCCGTCGTCTATTGGCTGTATCCGGCGTTTCGCTGTTTGCTCCAGCTGTTTGGGCGGCGGATGCATTGACCGGTGAAGTGCACAAACAACCGCTGAATATTGCAGCGATCCTGATGTTCGTGGCGTTTGTCGGCGCGACGTTGTGCATCACCTACTGGGCGTCCAAACGCAACAAGTCGGCGGCCGACTACTATGCAGCCGGCGGCAAGATCACCGGTTTCCAGAACGGCCTGGCGATTGCGGGCGACTATATGTCGGCGGCGTCCTTTCTGGGCATTTCCGCGCTGGTGTTCACCTCCGGTTACGACGGCCTGATCTACTCGATCGGCTTCCTGGTGGGCTGGCCGATCATTCTGTTCCTGATCGCCGAGCGCCTGCGTAACCTGGGCAAGTACACCTTTGCTGACGTAGCGTCCTATCGCTTGGGGCAAACCCAGATCCGCAGCCTGTCGGCCTGTGGCTCGCTGGTGGTGGTGGCGTTCTACTTGATCGCGCAGATGGTCGGCGCGGGCAAGCTGATCCAGCTGCTGTTCGGCCTCGATTACCATGTGGCGGTGATCCTGGTGGGCATCCTGATGTGCATGTATGTGTTGTTCGGCGGCATGCTGGCCACCACCTGGGTGCAGATCATCAAGGCGGTGCTGTTGCTGTCCGGTGCCTCGTTCATGGCGCTGATGGTGATGAAGCACGTCAACTTCGACTTCAACATGCTGTTCTCTGAGGCGATCAAGGTTCACCCTAAAGGTGAAGCGATCATGAGCCCGGGCGGCCTGGTGAAAGATCCGATCTCGGCATTCTCCTTAGGCCTGGCGCTGATGTTCGGTACCGCGGGCCTGCCACACATCCTGATGCGCTTCTTCACCGTCAGCGACGCCAAGGAAGCGCGTAAGAGCGTGCTGTATGCCACTGGCTTCATCGGCTACTTCTACATCCTGACCTTTATCATCGGCTTTGGCGCGATCCTGCTGGTCAGCACCAACCCGGCGTTCAAGGATGCTGCAGGCGCCTTGCTCGGCGGTAACAACATGGCGGCGGTGCACCTGGCCAATGCGGTGGGTGGCAGTATCTTCCTGGGCTTCATCTCGGCCGTGGCGTTTGCCACCATCCTCGCGGTGGTTGCCGGTTTGACCCTGGCCGGTGCTTCGGCGGTGTCCCACGACCTGTATGCCAGCGTGATCAAGAAAGGCAAGGCCAACGAGAAGGATGAGATTCGCGTGTCGAAGATCACCACCATCGCCCTGGCGGTGCTGGCAATCGGCCTGGGTATCCTGTTCGAAAGCCAGAACATTGCGTTCATGGTCGGCCTGGCGTTCTCCATTGCCGCCAGCTGTAACTTCCCGGTGCTGCTGCTTTCGATGTACTGGAAAAACCTCACCACCCGTGGCGCCATGATTGGCGGCTGGCTGGGCTTGATCAGTGCCGTCGGCCTGATGATCCTCGGCCCGACCATCTGGGTGTCGATCCTGCACCACGAAAAAGCCATCTTCCCGTACGAATACCCAGCGCTGTTCTCGATGATCATTGCGTTCGTCGGTATCTGGTTCTTCTCCATCACCGACAAGTCGGCGGGGGCAGAGAAAGAACGTGCGCTGTATTTCCCGCAGTTTGTGCGTTCGCAGACTGGCCTGGGGGCGAGTGGGGCGGTTAACCACTAA
- the gltA gene encoding citrate synthase, with protein MADKKAQLIIEGAAPVELPILTGTVGPDVIDVRGLTATGRFTFDPGFMSTASCESKITYIDGDNGILLHRGYPIEQLAEKSDYLETCYLLLNGELPTPAQKAQFVSTVKNHTMVHEQLKTFFNGFRRDAHPMAVMCGVVGALSAFYHDSLDINNPQHREISAIRLVAKMPTLAAMVYKYSMGQPMMYPRNDLTYAENFLHMMFNTPCEIKPISPVLAKAMDRIFILHADHEQNASTSTVRLAGSSGANPFACIAAGIAALWGPAHGGANEAVLTMLDEIGDVSNIDTFIAKAKDKNDPFKLMGFGHRVYKNRDPRATVMKQTCDEVLKELGINNDPQLELAMRLEEIALTDPYFIERSLYPNVDFYSGIILKAIGIPTSMFTVIFALARTVGWISHWKEMLSSPYKIGRPRQLYTGYESRDITKLEDRK; from the coding sequence ATGGCTGACAAAAAAGCGCAGTTGATCATCGAGGGCGCAGCCCCCGTCGAGCTGCCCATTTTAACCGGCACCGTTGGTCCCGATGTTATCGACGTACGGGGCCTGACGGCCACGGGCCGTTTCACTTTCGACCCAGGCTTCATGTCGACCGCCTCTTGCGAGTCGAAGATCACCTATATCGACGGCGACAATGGCATTCTGCTGCACCGGGGCTACCCGATCGAGCAACTGGCTGAGAAGTCGGACTACCTGGAAACCTGCTACCTGCTGCTAAATGGCGAATTGCCAACGCCTGCGCAAAAAGCCCAGTTCGTCAGCACTGTAAAGAACCACACCATGGTTCACGAGCAGTTGAAGACCTTCTTCAACGGCTTCCGTCGCGACGCCCACCCGATGGCCGTCATGTGCGGCGTGGTCGGCGCCCTGTCGGCCTTCTATCACGACTCCCTGGACATCAATAACCCGCAGCATCGCGAAATTTCCGCGATCCGCCTGGTTGCCAAGATGCCGACCCTGGCCGCAATGGTTTACAAGTACTCCATGGGCCAACCCATGATGTACCCGCGCAACGACCTGACGTACGCGGAAAACTTCCTGCACATGATGTTCAACACCCCGTGCGAGATCAAACCGATCAGCCCGGTGCTGGCCAAGGCAATGGACCGGATCTTCATCCTCCACGCCGACCACGAGCAAAACGCCTCCACCTCTACCGTACGTCTGGCAGGCTCTTCGGGTGCCAACCCGTTCGCCTGTATCGCCGCCGGTATCGCCGCACTGTGGGGCCCTGCCCACGGCGGTGCGAACGAAGCCGTATTGACCATGCTCGATGAAATCGGCGATGTCTCGAACATCGACACGTTCATCGCCAAGGCCAAGGACAAGAACGATCCGTTTAAGCTGATGGGCTTCGGTCACCGGGTTTACAAAAACCGCGACCCACGCGCTACCGTCATGAAGCAGACCTGCGACGAAGTACTGAAAGAACTGGGCATCAACAACGATCCGCAACTCGAACTGGCCATGCGCCTGGAAGAGATCGCCCTGACCGACCCGTACTTCATCGAACGCTCGCTGTACCCGAACGTCGACTTCTACTCGGGGATCATCCTCAAGGCGATCGGCATTCCAACCAGCATGTTCACCGTGATCTTCGCCCTGGCGCGGACCGTGGGCTGGATCTCCCACTGGAAAGAAATGCTCTCCAGCCCGTACAAGATTGGCCGCCCGCGCCAGCTGTACACCGGCTACGAGTCGCGTGACATCACCAAGCTGGAAGATCGCAAGTAA
- the sdhC gene encoding succinate dehydrogenase, cytochrome b556 subunit — translation MKKAVNSQRPVNLDLRTIKLPITGVTSFLHRVSGIILFLGLGIMLYALSKSLGSEEGYAEVKACLTSPLAKFVAWGLLSALLYHLVAGVRHLIMDMGIGETLEGGRLGSKIIIAISVVLIVLAGVWIW, via the coding sequence GTGAAAAAAGCCGTGAATAGCCAACGACCTGTAAACCTAGACCTAAGGACCATCAAACTCCCCATCACCGGCGTTACGTCGTTCCTGCACCGTGTTTCCGGCATCATCCTGTTCCTGGGCTTGGGCATCATGCTTTATGCATTGAGCAAATCCCTGGGTTCCGAGGAAGGTTACGCCGAGGTGAAGGCATGCTTGACCAGCCCGCTGGCCAAGTTCGTAGCATGGGGCCTCCTGTCCGCTCTGCTTTATCATCTGGTAGCCGGCGTGCGCCACTTGATCATGGATATGGGCATCGGTGAGACGCTGGAAGGCGGCCGCCTGGGCTCGAAAATCATCATCGCCATTTCCGTGGTGCTGATCGTTCTGGCAGGAGTTTGGATATGGTAA
- the sdhD gene encoding succinate dehydrogenase, hydrophobic membrane anchor protein, translated as MVTSVTNLSRSGLYDWMAQRVSAVVLAAYFIFLIGYLVANPGIGYEQWHGLFSHNAMRIFSLLALVALGAHAWVGMWTIATDYLTPMALGKSATAVRFLFQAVCGVAMFAYFVWGVQILWGI; from the coding sequence ATGGTAACCAGCGTTACGAACCTTTCGCGTTCGGGCCTCTATGACTGGATGGCGCAGCGTGTGTCTGCGGTCGTTCTCGCGGCTTATTTCATTTTCCTGATCGGATACCTCGTCGCAAACCCGGGCATTGGCTATGAACAATGGCACGGCCTGTTTTCCCACAATGCGATGCGAATCTTCAGTCTGCTGGCACTTGTAGCCCTGGGCGCACACGCCTGGGTCGGCATGTGGACGATCGCGACCGACTACCTGACGCCGATGGCGCTGGGCAAGTCCGCGACTGCAGTCCGTTTCCTCTTCCAGGCAGTATGCGGCGTCGCGATGTTCGCTTACTTCGTCTGGGGTGTGCAGATTCTTTGGGGTATCTGA
- the sdhA gene encoding succinate dehydrogenase flavoprotein subunit: protein MANIPTISFDAIIIGGGGAGMRAALQLAQGGHKTAVITKVFPTRSHTVSAQGGITCAIASADPNDDWRWHMYDTVKGSDYIGDQDAIEYMCQEGPAAVFELDHMGLPFSRTEQGRIYQRPFGGQSKDYGKGGQAARTCAASDRTGHALLHTLYQGNLKAGTTFLNEYYAVDLVKNAQGEFVGVIAICIETGETTYIRAKATVLATGGAGRIYASTTNALINTGDGVGMALRAGVPVQDIEMWQFHPTGIAGAGVLVTEGCRGEGGYLINKHGERFMERYAPNAKDLAGRDVVARSMVKEIIAGNGCGPNGDHVLLKLDHLGEEVLHSRLPGICELSKTFAHVDPVVAPVPVVPTCHYMMGGVPTNIHGQAITQNAEGVDEIIHGLFAVGEVACVSVHGANRLGGNSLLDLVVFGRAAGLHLEKALTDGIEYDDATDANIEAALARLNALNERTDGEDVATLRRELQNCMQNYFGVFRTGEYMQKGIAQLADLRTRIANVKINDKSQAFNTARIEALELQNLLEVAEATAIAAEVRKESRGAHAREDFEDRDDENWLCHTLYFPGDKRVTKRAVNFSPKTVPTFEPKIRTY from the coding sequence ATGGCTAACATTCCAACTATTTCCTTCGACGCCATCATTATTGGTGGCGGCGGTGCTGGCATGCGCGCTGCGCTGCAGCTGGCCCAGGGCGGTCACAAGACTGCCGTGATCACCAAGGTGTTCCCAACGCGTTCCCACACCGTATCGGCCCAGGGTGGCATCACCTGCGCCATCGCGTCCGCTGACCCGAACGATGACTGGCGCTGGCACATGTACGATACCGTCAAAGGTTCCGACTACATCGGTGACCAGGACGCTATCGAATACATGTGTCAAGAAGGCCCGGCCGCTGTGTTCGAGCTGGACCACATGGGTCTGCCGTTCTCGCGTACCGAGCAAGGTCGTATCTACCAGCGTCCATTCGGCGGCCAGTCGAAGGATTACGGTAAGGGCGGCCAGGCTGCGCGTACTTGCGCTGCGTCCGACCGTACCGGTCACGCGCTGCTGCACACGCTTTATCAGGGCAACCTGAAAGCCGGCACCACGTTCCTGAACGAGTACTACGCGGTTGACCTGGTCAAGAACGCACAAGGCGAGTTCGTCGGTGTGATCGCGATCTGCATCGAAACCGGTGAAACCACCTACATCCGCGCCAAGGCTACTGTTCTGGCGACCGGCGGTGCAGGTCGTATCTACGCATCGACCACCAATGCCCTGATCAACACCGGTGACGGCGTCGGCATGGCCCTGCGTGCAGGCGTTCCGGTACAAGACATCGAAATGTGGCAGTTCCACCCGACCGGTATCGCCGGTGCCGGTGTACTGGTTACAGAAGGTTGCCGTGGTGAAGGTGGTTACCTGATCAACAAGCACGGCGAGCGTTTCATGGAGCGTTATGCTCCGAACGCGAAAGACCTTGCCGGTCGTGACGTTGTGGCCCGTTCGATGGTTAAAGAAATCATCGCCGGCAACGGCTGTGGCCCGAACGGCGACCACGTACTGCTGAAGCTCGATCACCTGGGCGAAGAAGTCCTGCACAGCCGCCTGCCAGGTATCTGTGAGCTGTCCAAGACCTTTGCTCACGTTGACCCGGTGGTTGCTCCGGTTCCGGTTGTTCCAACTTGCCACTATATGATGGGCGGCGTGCCGACCAACATTCATGGCCAGGCGATCACCCAGAACGCCGAAGGCGTGGACGAGATCATTCATGGTCTGTTCGCGGTAGGCGAAGTGGCCTGCGTATCGGTTCACGGCGCCAACCGCCTGGGCGGTAACTCGCTGCTCGACCTGGTGGTATTCGGCCGCGCGGCCGGCCTGCACCTCGAGAAGGCACTGACCGACGGCATCGAATACGATGACGCTACCGACGCCAATATCGAAGCTGCCCTGGCGCGTCTGAACGCTCTGAACGAGCGCACTGATGGCGAAGACGTAGCAACCCTGCGTCGCGAGCTGCAAAACTGCATGCAGAACTACTTCGGTGTATTCCGTACCGGCGAATACATGCAGAAGGGTATTGCCCAGTTGGCTGACCTGCGTACGCGCATCGCCAACGTCAAGATCAACGATAAGAGCCAGGCGTTCAACACCGCTCGTATTGAAGCCCTTGAGCTGCAAAACCTGTTGGAAGTGGCTGAAGCGACTGCGATCGCCGCCGAGGTTCGTAAAGAATCCCGTGGTGCTCACGCTCGTGAAGACTTTGAAGATCGCGACGACGAAAACTGGTTGTGCCACACCCTGTACTTCCCGGGTGACAAGCGCGTAACCAAGCGTGCCGTGAACTTCTCGCCGAAGACAGTTCCGACCTTTGAACCGAAGATTCGGACTTACTAA
- a CDS encoding succinate dehydrogenase iron-sulfur subunit has translation MLKVSVYRYNPDQDAAPFMQEFQVDTGGKDLMVLDVLALIKEQDEGFSYRRSCREGVCGSDGMNINGKNGLACITPLSAVVKGNKLIVRPLPGLPVIRDLVVDMSIFYKQYEKVKPFLQNDTPAPAIERLQSPEEREKLDGLYECILCACCSTSCPSFWWNPDKFLGPAALLQAYRFLADSRDTKTSERLASLDDPFSVFRCRGIMNCVNVCPKGLNPTKAIGHIRNMLLQSGV, from the coding sequence ATGTTGAAAGTCAGTGTTTACCGCTACAACCCTGATCAGGACGCTGCGCCGTTCATGCAGGAATTTCAGGTCGATACCGGTGGTAAAGACCTGATGGTGCTGGATGTATTGGCACTGATCAAAGAGCAGGACGAAGGTTTTTCTTATCGTCGCTCTTGCCGTGAAGGTGTGTGCGGTTCCGACGGCATGAACATCAACGGCAAAAACGGCCTGGCGTGCATCACGCCGCTGTCCGCCGTGGTTAAAGGCAACAAGCTGATCGTTCGTCCTCTGCCAGGTTTGCCGGTTATCCGTGACCTGGTCGTCGATATGAGCATCTTCTACAAGCAATACGAGAAAGTTAAGCCGTTCCTGCAGAACGACACGCCGGCTCCGGCCATCGAGCGTCTGCAGTCCCCTGAAGAGCGTGAAAAGCTCGACGGTCTGTACGAGTGCATCCTGTGCGCTTGCTGCTCGACTTCGTGCCCGTCCTTCTGGTGGAACCCGGACAAGTTCCTGGGTCCAGCTGCCCTGCTGCAAGCGTACCGCTTCCTGGCAGACAGCCGTGACACCAAGACGTCCGAGCGCCTGGCTTCACTGGATGACCCGTTCAGCGTATTCCGCTGCCGTGGGATCATGAACTGCGTCAACGTATGTCCCAAAGGCCTGAACCCGACTAAGGCCATTGGTCACATCCGTAACATGCTGCTGCAAAGCGGCGTGTAA
- a CDS encoding 2-oxoglutarate dehydrogenase E1 component, with the protein MQESVMQRMWNSGYLSGGNAAYVEELYELYLHDPNAVPEEWRTKFQTLSSDGNAATDVSHATIRDQFVLLAKNQRRAQPVSAGSVSSEHEKKQVEVLRLIQAYRMRGHQAAQLDPLGLWQRPAPADLSINHYGLTNADLDTTFRAGDLFIGKEEASLREIHEALQQTYCRTIGAEFTHITDSEQRHWFQHRLEGVRGRPVLSDDVRSHLLERVTAAEGLEKYLGTKYPGTKRFGLEGGESLIPMLDELIQRSGSYGTKEIVIGMAHRGRLNVLVNTFGKNPRELFDEFEGKKKVELGSGDVKYHQGFSSNVMTTGGEVHLAMAFNPSHLEIVSPVVEGSVRARQDRRNDSTGEKVLPISIHGDAAFAGQGVVLETFQMSQTRGFKTGGTVHIVINNQVGFTISNPLDARSTEYATDVAKMIQAPILHVNGDDPEAVLFVTQLAIDYRMQFKRDVVIDLVCYRRRGHNEADEPSGTQPLMYQQITKQRTTRELYAESLTKAGVVDDARVQAKVDEYRNALDNGLHVVKSLVKEPNKELFVDWRPYLGHAWTARHDTSFDLKTLQELSAKLLEIPEGFVVQRQVSKIYEDRQKMQAGGLPINWGYAETMAYATLAFEGHPIRMTGQDIGRGTFSHRHAVLHNQKDAGTYIPLQNLYEGQPRFDLYDSFLSEEAVLAFEYGYSTTTPQALVIWEAQFGDFANGAQVVIDQFITSGEHKWGRLCGLTMLLPHGYEGQGPEHSSARLERYLQLCAEHNIQVCVPTTPAQIYHLLRRQVIRPLRKPLVVLTPKSLLRHKLAISTLEDLADGSFQTVISEIDTLDAAKVTRLILCSGKVYYDLLEKRRAEGREDIAIVRIEQLYPFPEDDLMEAIAPYTSLTNAVWCQEEPMNQGAWYSSQHHLRRSVGNHKTGLGLEYAGRDASAAPACGYASMHAEQQEKLLQDAFTV; encoded by the coding sequence ATGCAAGAAAGCGTGATGCAGCGCATGTGGAACAGCGGCTATCTTTCAGGTGGTAACGCTGCCTATGTGGAAGAGCTTTATGAGCTCTACCTGCACGACCCTAACGCTGTGCCAGAAGAATGGCGCACCAAATTTCAGACGTTGTCTTCAGACGGCAACGCTGCCACCGATGTATCGCACGCAACAATTCGCGATCAGTTTGTGCTGCTGGCAAAGAACCAGCGCCGCGCTCAGCCGGTTTCCGCCGGGAGCGTGAGCAGTGAGCACGAGAAGAAGCAAGTTGAAGTATTGCGACTGATCCAGGCCTACCGTATGCGTGGCCACCAGGCGGCCCAGCTTGACCCGCTGGGGCTCTGGCAGCGTCCTGCACCTGCAGACCTGTCGATCAATCATTACGGCTTGACCAATGCCGATCTTGATACGACCTTCCGTGCCGGCGACCTGTTCATCGGCAAAGAGGAAGCGAGCCTACGCGAAATTCACGAAGCGTTGCAGCAGACATATTGCCGCACCATCGGCGCTGAATTCACGCACATCACCGATTCTGAGCAGCGCCACTGGTTCCAGCATCGTCTGGAAGGTGTGCGTGGCCGTCCGGTATTGTCCGACGATGTGCGCAGCCACCTGCTGGAGCGCGTGACCGCAGCCGAAGGCCTCGAGAAATACCTGGGTACCAAATACCCGGGCACCAAGCGTTTCGGCCTGGAAGGCGGCGAAAGCCTGATTCCAATGCTCGACGAACTGATCCAGCGTTCCGGTTCCTACGGCACCAAGGAAATCGTGATCGGCATGGCTCACCGTGGTCGCCTGAACGTGTTGGTCAACACCTTCGGCAAGAACCCGCGCGAGCTGTTCGACGAGTTCGAAGGCAAGAAGAAAGTCGAGCTGGGTTCCGGTGACGTTAAATACCACCAGGGCTTCTCGTCCAACGTGATGACCACCGGCGGTGAAGTTCACCTGGCCATGGCCTTTAACCCATCCCACCTGGAAATCGTTTCTCCAGTGGTCGAGGGTTCGGTGCGTGCTCGCCAGGATCGCCGTAACGATTCCACCGGTGAAAAAGTCCTGCCGATTTCCATCCACGGTGACGCGGCATTCGCCGGTCAGGGTGTGGTCCTGGAAACGTTCCAGATGTCGCAGACTCGCGGCTTCAAGACCGGCGGTACGGTTCACATCGTCATCAACAACCAGGTGGGTTTCACCATCAGCAACCCGCTGGACGCACGCTCTACCGAGTACGCGACCGACGTTGCCAAGATGATCCAGGCGCCGATCCTCCATGTGAATGGTGATGATCCGGAAGCCGTGTTGTTCGTGACCCAGCTCGCCATCGACTACCGCATGCAGTTCAAGCGTGACGTGGTCATCGACCTGGTTTGCTACCGCCGTCGCGGTCACAACGAAGCGGATGAGCCGAGCGGCACCCAGCCGTTGATGTACCAGCAGATCACCAAGCAGCGCACCACTCGTGAGCTGTACGCCGAAAGCCTGACCAAGGCCGGTGTGGTTGACGATGCGCGTGTTCAGGCGAAAGTCGATGAGTACCGCAACGCGCTGGACAACGGTCTGCATGTTGTAAAAAGCCTGGTTAAAGAGCCGAACAAAGAGCTGTTCGTGGACTGGCGCCCGTACCTGGGCCACGCCTGGACGGCGCGTCACGACACCTCGTTCGACCTCAAAACCCTGCAGGAACTGTCCGCCAAGCTGCTGGAAATTCCAGAAGGCTTCGTGGTGCAGCGCCAGGTTTCGAAGATCTACGAAGACCGTCAGAAGATGCAAGCCGGCGGCCTGCCGATCAACTGGGGTTACGCCGAAACCATGGCGTACGCGACCCTGGCGTTCGAAGGTCACCCGATCCGCATGACCGGCCAGGACATCGGCCGTGGTACGTTCTCGCACCGTCACGCGGTATTGCACAACCAGAAAGACGCGGGCACCTACATCCCGTTGCAGAACCTGTATGAAGGCCAGCCACGTTTCGACCTGTACGATTCGTTCCTGTCCGAAGAAGCCGTACTGGCGTTCGAATACGGTTACTCGACCACCACGCCTCAGGCGCTGGTGATCTGGGAAGCCCAGTTCGGCGACTTCGCCAACGGTGCCCAGGTGGTTATCGACCAGTTCATCACCAGCGGCGAGCACAAGTGGGGCCGTTTGTGCGGTCTGACCATGCTGCTGCCACACGGTTATGAAGGTCAGGGTCCGGAGCACTCCTCGGCCCGTCTGGAGCGTTACCTGCAGTTGTGCGCTGAGCACAACATCCAGGTGTGCGTGCCGACTACCCCGGCCCAGATCTACCACCTGTTGCGTCGTCAGGTGATCCGCCCGCTGCGCAAGCCGCTGGTAGTGCTGACTCCGAAATCGTTGTTGCGTCACAAATTGGCCATCTCGACCCTGGAAGATCTGGCCGACGGTTCGTTCCAGACCGTTATTTCAGAAATCGACACCCTGGACGCGGCCAAGGTCACTCGCCTGATCCTGTGCAGCGGCAAGGTTTACTACGATTTGCTGGAAAAACGCCGTGCCGAAGGCCGCGAAGACATCGCCATCGTGCGGATCGAGCAGCTTTACCCGTTCCCGGAAGACGACCTGATGGAGGCCATCGCGCCTTACACCAGCCTCACCAACGCGGTGTGGTGCCAGGAAGAACCGATGAACCAGGGCGCGTGGTACAGCAGCCAGCATCATTTGCGTCGCAGCGTCGGTAACCACAAGACAGGCCTTGGCCTTGAGTACGCCGGTCGTGATGCTTCTGCTGCACCTGCGTGTGGTTATGCGTCGATGCACGCCGAGCAGCAGGAAAAACTGCTGCAAGATGCTTTCACTGTTTAA
- the odhB gene encoding 2-oxoglutarate dehydrogenase complex dihydrolipoyllysine-residue succinyltransferase — MAIEIKAPSFPESVADGTVATWHKKPGEAVKRDDLIVDIETDKVVLEVLAEADGVLGAIVAEEGATVLSNQVLGSIEEGSAAAAPAAAAAAAPAAASAPAAAPAAGGEDPIAAPAARQLAEENGINLASIKGTGKDGRVTKEDVVAAVEAKKNAPAAAPAKAAAPAAAAPVFAAGDRTEKRVPMTRVRATVAKRLVEAQSNMAMLTTFNEVDMTEVMALRSKYKDLFEKSHNGVRLGFMSFFVKAATEALKRFPAVNASIDGSDIVYHGYADVGVAVSSDRGLVVPVLRNAELMSLAEIEGGIAGFGKKARDGKLTIDEMTGGTFTITNGGTFGSMMSTPIVNPPQAAILGMHNIIQRPMAINGQVVIRPMMYLALSYDHRLIDGKEAVTFLVTIKNLLEDPARLLLDI, encoded by the coding sequence ATGGCTATCGAAATCAAAGCCCCGTCATTCCCGGAATCGGTTGCCGATGGCACCGTTGCCACCTGGCACAAGAAACCAGGCGAGGCCGTCAAGCGTGACGACCTGATCGTCGACATCGAAACCGACAAAGTCGTGCTCGAAGTGTTGGCTGAAGCTGACGGCGTGCTGGGCGCAATCGTTGCCGAAGAAGGCGCTACCGTTCTGTCGAACCAGGTTCTGGGCTCGATCGAAGAGGGCAGCGCTGCCGCTGCTCCTGCCGCCGCCGCCGCTGCTGCACCGGCCGCGGCTTCTGCTCCAGCTGCCGCTCCGGCTGCTGGTGGCGAAGACCCAATCGCCGCACCGGCTGCTCGTCAACTGGCTGAAGAAAACGGCATCAACCTGGCGTCCATCAAGGGCACCGGCAAAGACGGCCGTGTGACCAAGGAAGACGTGGTTGCCGCGGTTGAAGCCAAGAAAAACGCTCCAGCTGCCGCACCTGCCAAGGCTGCTGCCCCGGCTGCCGCTGCGCCTGTGTTCGCCGCTGGCGACCGCACCGAGAAGCGCGTACCGATGACTCGGGTACGTGCCACCGTGGCCAAGCGCCTGGTTGAAGCACAGTCGAACATGGCGATGCTGACCACCTTCAACGAAGTCGACATGACCGAAGTCATGGCCCTGCGTTCGAAGTACAAAGACCTGTTCGAGAAGTCCCACAACGGCGTGCGCCTGGGCTTCATGTCGTTCTTCGTGAAAGCGGCCACCGAAGCGCTGAAGCGCTTCCCGGCAGTCAACGCTTCCATCGACGGCAGCGACATCGTTTACCACGGCTATGCAGACGTCGGCGTTGCCGTGTCCAGCGACCGTGGCCTGGTGGTTCCGGTTCTGCGTAACGCCGAGCTGATGAGCCTGGCTGAAATCGAAGGCGGCATCGCTGGCTTCGGCAAAAAAGCCCGTGACGGCAAGCTGACCATCGACGAGATGACCGGCGGTACCTTCACCATCACCAACGGTGGTACCTTCGGTTCGATGATGTCGACCCCGATCGTCAACCCGCCGCAAGCTGCGATCCTGGGCATGCACAACATCATCCAGCGTCCAATGGCCATCAACGGCCAAGTCGTGATCCGCCCAATGATGTACTTGGCACTGTCTTACGATCACCGCCTGATCGATGGTAAAGAAGCCGTGACTTTCCTGGTGACCATCAAGAACCTGCTGGAAGACCCGGCTCGTCTGCTGCTGGATATCTGA